The genomic stretch tcAAAAGTAACTTATAAATCAAGAATGAAGAGAAACAACAATTAAATCTAAGCTGCGACATCATAtgattttcaacaaaaaatagtaTATATAAACATTTAAACTTATCAAATTACTGTATAATTCTATGAATACTTCATTGTTTTCAGAAAATAACAGGTGTTGTAGCATTTTATACTGCGCAAAATATACCAGGAGACAACGTATTCACTCCTCTAAACGTGCCGCTAATTCAAGCTACTGAAGAAATCTTATGCTCCAAAGAAGTAAAGTTCTATGGCCAACCTGCCGCTATTATAGTGGCAAATAGAGAAAAAATAGCGAACAGGGCAGCAAAACTAGTTAAAGTTAAATATgcttcaattaataaaaatagaccACTTTTAACTCCACAAGACGTCCTAAAGTCTCCTGAGCGCTCcaaaagagtaacaaataataaaacagtagaaCCTGTTGATGTTGGCCATGATGTGAAGCTGGTACTTAAAGGCGAATTGAATTTGGAGACGCAATATCATTACTATATGGAGCCACAAACATGTGTAGTAAAACCGACCGAGGATGGTATCGAAGTATACTCTGCAACGCAGTGGCTTGACTTGACTAATGTGGCTGTTGCACAATGTCTGAAGGTGCCCGCAAATAGGTTTGTACCAAAGCAAGATGTATCATTACCCTCCTATATGTAGAtagccaattattattatttagacttCTGAAGATGTAGAATAATCCAGCTGATACCTATTCCCAGTATTCCCACACAGTTTTTGATGTTAACTTTCTGCTTTGATTCTTGCCTTTCCCTATTAACTTGTTTTTCCACTTCTAGTGTTAACGTCATCGTGCGCAGAGTTGGCGGCTCATATGGAGGAAAAATAACACGGTCCGTTCAAATTGCCTGCGCAGCTGCAATCGTTTCCCACTTACAAGGCAAAACCTGCAGATTCGTCGTACCGTTACAGACCAATATTAAAATAGCTGGAAAAAGAATACCAACACATTCTAACTTCGAGGTAATATAGTGTGAATTAGAcacataacattaaaaaataaatattactggcTGTAGAAACTGTTATCACTGTATTCAGGTTGGAGTTAACAATGAAGGTGAAATACAGTATTTGAGGAACATTTTTTATCAAGACAATGGATGTGCACCAAATGAAACGATAGGACATTTGACACTCAATCATTTTCTTAATTGTTATGACACAAAACGATGGTATATTGAAGCCAATAGTGTCGAAACTGACACACCCTCAAATACTTGGTGTAGAGCTCCATGtaagtaatttgtattttttttgttcttgtagatttccgtaaaaaaataaattcttttaccATAATATTAAACGCAATAGATTTCCATATACCAATAACTATTTTTTACGCATTTTTAGCATCAACTGAAGGTGTAGCTATGAttgaaaatataattgaaataatagcTCATAATCTTGGCAAAGACCCAATGGAAATAAGGGCTAAAAATATGGCTAAAGGAAACAATCCGATTCCCGAATTAATAGATCAACTGAAACAAGACTCGAATTATGAAGCTAGGCTGAAAGAAATAGTCGGCTTCAATGGAAATAACAGATGGAGAAAAAGGGCAATGAAAATAATACCAATGACGTACGAGCTTTTCTACTTTGGCAATTACAATTCCATCGTATCCGTTCTACATGGTGATGGGTCGGTAGTTATAACTCATGGAGGTATTGAAATGGGGCAAGGTATTAACACAAAGGTTGCTCAAGTAGCTGCGTACATACTCGGGGTTTCGCTAGACAAAGTAAGCATCAAGCCAAGCACAAGCTTCATTTCTCCCAATACCATGACAACTGGTGCTAGCATCGGAAGTGAGTGCGTAGTTTTTGCTACAATGAAAGCAtgtgaaattttaataaaaagatttGAACCTATAAGAGAAAAAATGGGTAAACCATCATGGGAGGAGCTTGTTGAAAAAGTTTTCAAAGCCGGAATAGATCTACAAGCTTCACATATGTTTTCAAATAACGACGGAGTGaagccatattttatttatggagTGGTTGCTTTAGAGTTGGAAGTTGATATTTTGACAGGAAACCATGATGTCAGAAGAGTCGACTTGCTGGAAGATACTGGCAGAAGTTTGAGTCCAGAAATTGACATAGGacaagttagtttttttttattaaataatgtatttctgTGACACAAATTCAGAGGATTAACATGAAATTTGATCCGTTTCGCCATCCGTAGaatgattatatatatattaaatttttaacacttTTAAACATCAGCTATGATATGATAACAACTAGAAAGTATAGTTTTTTGTGTTGGTGTTTTTTGAAGTAGACTATTATCTAAGTTGTGTTTTGGTACCCTTAACTTTCAGATTGAGGGTGCGTTTGTCATGGGCCTTGGATATTTTACGTCTGAGAAGACGATCTATGACCCTGAGTCCGGTAGGTTGCTTACCGACCGCACATGGACCTACAAGCCACCGGGGATCAAAGATATACCTGCTGATTTCAGGGTATACTTTAAGAGAAACGCTGGCAATCCTTATGGTGTCCTTCAATCTAAAGGTACCTTCATCATTGCCATTTTACTTAggcttataatataaataccttAGGATATCACAGACATCGACAGGCGGAGATTACATGTAGAAAGGCTAATTTCTCTAGAGATTTCTACAAGATACTTTGTAAGAAGCATTTAGATGTGAATCGACAAAGATCATAAAatatagaattaaaaataattctattttaattttacatatgAATTAATTGAATCTTTTTCCATGGCAGTATGAACCTGCAAGGTACATAACTTGATTTATTTCAACTAAATAGCAGTTCATTTGCAAAAAATCGCGTTGGCTTACTTTTCTAAGTTATTGAAACTATttgaactaattaaaaaaagatattcTAAATTACCGTTTCAAAGcgttagtcatcatcatcatcatatcagccgtaggacgtccactattggacatataCATTTTACCTCTAGTTGCTTTGGTTgggagcggcctgcatccaccgcgtaCCTGCGGGTTAAACCCAGTCATCCGTCCAACTCGtgagtggacgtcctatgcggCGCTTTCGGACCGCAGTCTTCATTTGAGAACTTCTCGGCCCCGACGAgcatctgttctccgtgttaTATATATGGTCTGCCTATTGCTATTACCATTTaaataagctattttttttattctgctggatggcaaacgagcaagtgggtctcctgagtTCATGAGGATAAGGTATTATTTGATATGCAATTTACTAGAATGGATAAAAGGTTATATTGTGTTACAGCCACGGGCGAGCCAGCTCTGTGCCTCTCTTCAGTGGTGATACACGCTTTGCGAGAGGCGGTGCGATCCGCACGTCTCGACGCTGGATACAAAGATGACTGGGTCCATATTGGTTAGTATAGATACGGCTTTCAGTTATTTTTAGAGCAGCACATGCTTTAATGGGACTCCATGACTAAGACTCCGGTTGCCTATTCAGCCATCCGTCACAAGTgggtaaatataattttgaatcatAACTAATAGTACACTTGAAAAGTTATCTAAGAACTGTACGCTACCCGAAGCGTTACTCAAGTAAATTCATGTTAAatgattcaagcctcgttgtTACCATAAAgtccaaaaattaaaaaaaaaatacaataagatagTCTTGCTTGAATCAGGGTTAAATCAGGCAGTCGAAATAAAATtctgcggtgtggaaagcaagAGTAAgccacaccacaccacactattttcctaaGAAAACCGTCGTGAATTCTCACTATTGATCTTCAACCGGCAACCATAACCTTTTTATAAGAGCGTTACGACTTtgaatctatattaataatttcgtccaggggtacggtagactcgaacgaaatgcacatcaaattgaagagcgtaaaaaattagtcgatccgagtcgacaacatatatccgcaaaattcggattatggagaatttcgttaaattctaatggcactgacaaacaaaccgcagtcgccatcttgggtagttaataaacgttccgtttcatactagctagctcttagatacggctcgccttcaacacatcgcgtgcgtcacgccaaaaaagtatccattacaaagaactgtgactcatgtgactgtgtaaaacgaaacgtcttgccggaaaacttgaatggatcttatcaaaactcaaaactatcaccaactaccttcaactataactattGTAATAATACGGAAATAAACCTTTTACATAAAGCTAGGCTTTATTCAATTAGAAATTTTACATGACACAACTTGACAGTTTGACAATTCAtagtagtaataatataaagtacatAGAGTTCAACGATGAGCATAAGGACTCTTTGAATCAGCAAAGAGTCGATATCATATCATTCTCCGCGGCTCAGAAGATTCCTCCACAATTACCAGAACAGCACACGCTCATGCTGTAATCCTTGAGATAGTGCGGCAGTTTTCGAGCCCTGGCAGGTCTCCTCAACGTTTCTGGCTCTGGCAGTGGAGCCACTTCAGACTGTGTCTGTTCAACATTTTGAGGAGGTGTAAAGCTGTCTTTTCCGGACACAGATTGGTGCTCGGGGCTGATATCTTGGGTAATTATTGGGGATTCTCGCGTATTAGAATCAGGTTCTGTTTCTTGGGCAATAATTTCTCCCTGACCTCCAATCGGGGCTAGGTGCCTATTTGACACGGTTGTTTCACGGCCATCAGGGAGCCGAATATATGAATAATCTGCGTTGCTTCTAGCAGATCCACTTCTTCCACTAGGGGCTGATATTTGCTGGCTCGGTCACAGCGGCGTAGAAGAACCTGCCCTGTTCCAGTCAACCATGTAGGCATCGAGGTTCCGTTAGGAGAGCGTCTGCTGTGCCGGAACATCCTCTCGTGTGGTGAACAATTAATTGCCGTACACAGCAGTGAGCGTATGGAATGTAGAGCGAATGGAAGGACTTTCTCCCACTCTTCCTTCGGCAAATTGTGGGTCCGTAGAGCCAATTGAACTGTTTTCCATagtgttgaatttaatttttccacctggCCATTCCCTTGGGGGTTGTAGGCGGTAGTGCGGCTCGTAGCGATACCTCGTGAGTGAAGAAATTCTTTAACTTCTGAGGACATAAACGACGATCCCCGGTCGGAGTGTATATACGCCGGCATACCAAATATCATGAAAAGCGAATTCAGATGCATGGTTACAGTCCTCGCACTTACATCAGTACATGGAAAGGCGAATGGAAAACGTGAATATTCGTCGATGACAGTAAGTATAAACCGATTCTTGGTATTTGTTGGGACCGGGCCCTTAAAATCTATACTAAGACGCTCAAAAGGTGAAGTGGCCTTTATAAGCTCAGGGAGCGGGTCTTGATTTCTGAAAAAGTTTGGCTTTATCTAACAGTCTCTGACGAATGTTAGATGAATTGATCCCGGCTATAAAAGCTCCACGTATGCTATCACTTCTATTCGTTTCAGCGTCCACGGAATTGAATTGGCATTCTTTAGATAGTTGTCTGAGTGCCTGAAGATATGTGTCGATAGATTCTCCTGACTGCTGGCGCCTCGTCGCGAGTACATGTCTAGCGTATATTATATTCTTAAGTTTTACATACAAGGCATCCAGGATGGCGATGGCATCAGCATACGTTGTGCAATCACTGATGTATGCAAAAACTCGCGGCGAAACATAGTTCACTAGCAGTTGTAGCTTGACGGCGTCAAGAAGACGAGCAGGAGCAGCAGGTGCGCCAACATCCGTTGCAGCGGGGGCGGACGCGGCTTCACGAGCGGTCAAAAAGTTTCCGAAGGTCCGCTTCCAGTGTTCCCACTCAGGCGCGGTGGTATTTAATGATGGGTCACCATCAAAACGTTCGGGTCGTAAGAATCTATCCATTTTACtaattgaataaattgtaataatacGGAAATAAACCTTTTACATAAAGCTAGGCTTTATTCAATTAGAAATTTTACATGACACAACTTGACAGTTTGACAATTCAtagtagtaataatataaagtacatAGAGTTCAACGATGAGCATAAGGACTCTTTGAATCAGCAAAGAGTCGATATCATATcaactatcttcagttgttgacgtttgttccgagtcgacaacttgtaggtagaaaattcggatttagcgagtattttcaataaaaaatggaataaattactgagtatatataatggcgttgcgaagtaaacatgtcaaagtcatcacatcaaagtggcgtgagtgacacgtcatcacgtgtcacaggtttgcatttcgttctccattgtgaccttttaagggccccacacacggtacgattcgtcgattttcatcagatcgatcgtacagacggatcgtaccttatatggggccctttaggtctaatttctttgattatgagacagacatacgtagtcggtcccaaagttctgtcactggcacattatttttaaatttaaaacatgattttaagaaaatttggctttttttcgcgctgtcatcgttcatccaccattacctctcatatttttttttttttttttttttttttttttttttttttttttttaattattactaatcatattacctttgacgatttcaatacaaattcttataactgacatttatgtaaattataatgtaatgatgtattgaatgaataaataaactaaactaaactaaactatttcgttttctagaatttttttaccgtacaacggcaaaaactactagacactggcaaaattgtcctctgatggacagagccatatttttttaaagaaacaacaagaaaatttgattgaattccatttttgaatgtttgtcaattattttaaaacaataaacagtcattcgctgcaatttctcacgatggagtggacgttgaaagaaaaccgaatagctgttttagcattgcaccgctgtgggcactcgccaagtaccattttcaagttgctcaaaaatgtaaatataacgcttaggtttgtgtaccgtacgattgacaggtacaatgaagtctccagtgttgaggacaagaaaagaattggccggcctcgcttcgtacaaacaccagcagtgatcaaagcgatcaaggcacgcatagcaagaaatcctgtccgaaaacagcagttaatggctttgcagatgggtgtcagtagaaaaaccgtcaaaaaggttttaaacgaagatcttagtctgcgagcatacaaaaaatagagtgggcacttacttaatgcccgtctaaaaacaataaggtttaaaagatcccggaagttgttaaagcggtacgcgaaaaatcgacaccgtgatatcctctttacagacaaaaagattttcgatattgaagagaagtacaataaacataatgatagagtgtacgctaggagctctgaagagtattctctgatcttattacgggccaactgaggttcatttttgcgaaaaaggggacaaaatcagtgcgaaagtgtaccaagagacggttttggataagcatgtcaaagatctgcccaacacgctattttcaggtcataattttgtgttccagcaggattctgcgccagcacacaaagccaagaccactcaagcctggtttggccgtcaaaaaatcgactttataagacacgaagattggccttcctccagtccgaaccttaatcctctggactttaaaatttggcaggtcttagaggggaaggtctgtgctaaaccccataaaaatttggagagcctgaagtcatctttaagaaaagcagtcgctgaaatagacatgaaaatggtgcgtgctgcgatagacgactggctgcgccgattaagggcctgtattaaaaacaaaggaagtcattttgaataattttaagtacttaaatttatttttttattaaatgtactttaaattggtatataatttattaaaaactgattggtacttttgtttttatcattattttcatttgtgacagaacttttgggactgactacgtagttatttgggcaaataagatttaggagaaatatctactggtgaaataccgatacgtaggttagccgttaaagtgtttgtgataataattaaggctgggaatatacgtcagatttttcgataagtacgacagtctttactggcaaaaaattttttcaaacatattattatgagtctacattttacccgagcgaagccgggttttcatctagtaataGATAATTACAGGCacaatattaaaactttaaGTTTCACGATCTTGTTTTACATTTCATTGGTAAAATAACCTTCTTAATTATGTTCCTCCTATTTCTTAAAGTAAGAAATTGTGCCTAAGTCTTTGATCTAAACGTTTTCCGCAGGcagaaattaatttaaagcGCCCACTCTTTAGCTTTTGGAAATAGAAAGCATAGTTAATTGGGGAAAAAGTGAAAT from Choristoneura fumiferana chromosome 7, NRCan_CFum_1, whole genome shotgun sequence encodes the following:
- the LOC141429382 gene encoding xanthine dehydrogenase-like isoform X3, with product MGYHDIQTRLAKFNGTQCGYCTPGWIMNMYSLYNAKNGKLTTKEIENSFAGNLCRCTGYRPIADAFKTFASDADCNLVDKLTDLEDLGMFKPCGVNCTKKCPHKNKENDILLGKLNLNQDKDTPEDDWCVVEDSDNKLTVLEYGAQKWYKAFTLEHVFKIMAMCKEYKLIAGNTGQGVYHVESYPSNVIDIFSVAEIKGYVIDVNLILGAGMTLTDMMELFLDLSSRNEEFSYLKQFHEHMDLVAHIPVRNIGTIGGNLYMKYFHNDFQSDLFLLFETVGAMLTIAEGVHKSKTMTLPEFLKMNMKRKIILNIMLPPLSKCCSVKTYKIMPRSQNAHAVVNAGFMFKFKRDTTIIEKVSMIFGSISASFIHASKTEALLIGKDLFTNETLQIAAKSLFDEILPEEAPPEPSAAYRRMLAVSLYYKAILYLCPEDKLDPKHRSGGTAIKRNTSKGTQMFDTDKSVWPLNQPVPKIEALVQCSGEANFANDLPSKVGEVYGAFVCADANSGSIISGFDATEAMKITGVVAFYTAQNIPGDNVFTPLNVPLIQATEEILCSKEVKFYGQPAAIIVANREKIANRAAKLVKVKYASINKNRPLLTPQDVLKSPERSKRVTNNKTVEPVDVGHDVKLVLKGELNLETQYHYYMEPQTCVVKPTEDGIEVYSATQWLDLTNVAVAQCLKVPANSVNVIVRRVGGSYGGKITRSVQIACAAAIVSHLQGKTCRFVVPLQTNIKIAGKRIPTHSNFEVGVNNEGEIQYLRNIFYQDNGCAPNETIGHLTLNHFLNCYDTKRWYIEANSVETDTPSNTWCRAPSSTEGVAMIENIIEIIAHNLGKDPMEIRAKNMAKGNNPIPELIDQLKQDSNYEARLKEIVGFNGNNRWRKRAMKIIPMTYELFYFGNYNSIVSVLHGDGSVVITHGGIEMGQGINTKVAQVAAYILGVSLDKVSIKPSTSFISPNTMTTGASIGSECVVFATMKACEILIKRFEPIREKMGKPSWEELVEKVFKAGIDLQASHMFSNNDGVKPYFIYGVVALELEVDILTGNHDVRRVDLLEDTGRSLSPEIDIGQIEGAFVMGLGYFTSEKTIYDPESGRLLTDRTWTYKPPGIKDIPADFRVYFKRNAGNPYGVLQSKATGEPALCLSSVVIHALREAVRSARLDAGYKDDWVHIGINWCKYEYDQSGGAQCACCSSR
- the LOC141429382 gene encoding xanthine dehydrogenase-like isoform X1, translated to MSKILFKINGKQYEADGKYGPDVSLNEFIRTVADLRGTKAMCHEGGCGACVVAIRAAAPPTNEMRTFAVNSCLVSILSCHGWEITTVEGIGNRTMGYHDIQTRLAKFNGTQCGYCTPGWIMNMYSLYNAKNGKLTTKEIENSFAGNLCRCTGYRPIADAFKTFASDADCNLVDKLTDLEDLGMFKPCGVNCTKKCPHKNKENDILLGKLNLNQDKDTPEDDWCVVEDSDNKLTVLEYGAQKWYKAFTLEHVFKIMAMCKEYKLIAGNTGQGVYHVESYPSNVIDIFSVAEIKGYVIDVNLILGAGMTLTDMMELFLDLSSRNEEFSYLKQFHEHMDLVAHIPVRNIGTIGGNLYMKYFHNDFQSDLFLLFETVGAMLTIAEGVHKSKTMTLPEFLKMNMKRKIILNIMLPPLSKCCSVKTYKIMPRSQNAHAVVNAGFMFKFKRDTTIIEKVSMIFGSISASFIHASKTEALLIGKDLFTNETLQIAAKSLFDEILPEEAPPEPSAAYRRMLAVSLYYKAILYLCPEDKLDPKHRSGGTAIKRNTSKGTQMFDTDKSVWPLNQPVPKIEALVQCSGEANFANDLPSKVGEVYGAFVCADANSGSIISGFDATEAMKITGVVAFYTAQNIPGDNVFTPLNVPLIQATEEILCSKEVKFYGQPAAIIVANREKIANRAAKLVKVKYASINKNRPLLTPQDVLKSPERSKRVTNNKTVEPVDVGHDVKLVLKGELNLETQYHYYMEPQTCVVKPTEDGIEVYSATQWLDLTNVAVAQCLKVPANSVNVIVRRVGGSYGGKITRSVQIACAAAIVSHLQGKTCRFVVPLQTNIKIAGKRIPTHSNFEVGVNNEGEIQYLRNIFYQDNGCAPNETIGHLTLNHFLNCYDTKRWYIEANSVETDTPSNTWCRAPSSTEGVAMIENIIEIIAHNLGKDPMEIRAKNMAKGNNPIPELIDQLKQDSNYEARLKEIVGFNGNNRWRKRAMKIIPMTYELFYFGNYNSIVSVLHGDGSVVITHGGIEMGQGINTKVAQVAAYILGVSLDKVSIKPSTSFISPNTMTTGASIGSECVVFATMKACEILIKRFEPIREKMGKPSWEELVEKVFKAGIDLQASHMFSNNDGVKPYFIYGVVALELEVDILTGNHDVRRVDLLEDTGRSLSPEIDIGQIEGAFVMGLGYFTSEKTIYDPESGRLLTDRTWTYKPPGIKDIPADFRVYFKRNAGNPYGVLQSKATGEPALCLSSVVIHALREAVRSARLDAGYKDDWVHIGINWCKYEYDQSGGAQCACCSSR
- the LOC141429382 gene encoding xanthine dehydrogenase-like isoform X2 — translated: MCHEGGCGACVVAIRAAAPPTNEMRTFAVNSCLVSILSCHGWEITTVEGIGNRTMGYHDIQTRLAKFNGTQCGYCTPGWIMNMYSLYNAKNGKLTTKEIENSFAGNLCRCTGYRPIADAFKTFASDADCNLVDKLTDLEDLGMFKPCGVNCTKKCPHKNKENDILLGKLNLNQDKDTPEDDWCVVEDSDNKLTVLEYGAQKWYKAFTLEHVFKIMAMCKEYKLIAGNTGQGVYHVESYPSNVIDIFSVAEIKGYVIDVNLILGAGMTLTDMMELFLDLSSRNEEFSYLKQFHEHMDLVAHIPVRNIGTIGGNLYMKYFHNDFQSDLFLLFETVGAMLTIAEGVHKSKTMTLPEFLKMNMKRKIILNIMLPPLSKCCSVKTYKIMPRSQNAHAVVNAGFMFKFKRDTTIIEKVSMIFGSISASFIHASKTEALLIGKDLFTNETLQIAAKSLFDEILPEEAPPEPSAAYRRMLAVSLYYKAILYLCPEDKLDPKHRSGGTAIKRNTSKGTQMFDTDKSVWPLNQPVPKIEALVQCSGEANFANDLPSKVGEVYGAFVCADANSGSIISGFDATEAMKITGVVAFYTAQNIPGDNVFTPLNVPLIQATEEILCSKEVKFYGQPAAIIVANREKIANRAAKLVKVKYASINKNRPLLTPQDVLKSPERSKRVTNNKTVEPVDVGHDVKLVLKGELNLETQYHYYMEPQTCVVKPTEDGIEVYSATQWLDLTNVAVAQCLKVPANSVNVIVRRVGGSYGGKITRSVQIACAAAIVSHLQGKTCRFVVPLQTNIKIAGKRIPTHSNFEVGVNNEGEIQYLRNIFYQDNGCAPNETIGHLTLNHFLNCYDTKRWYIEANSVETDTPSNTWCRAPSSTEGVAMIENIIEIIAHNLGKDPMEIRAKNMAKGNNPIPELIDQLKQDSNYEARLKEIVGFNGNNRWRKRAMKIIPMTYELFYFGNYNSIVSVLHGDGSVVITHGGIEMGQGINTKVAQVAAYILGVSLDKVSIKPSTSFISPNTMTTGASIGSECVVFATMKACEILIKRFEPIREKMGKPSWEELVEKVFKAGIDLQASHMFSNNDGVKPYFIYGVVALELEVDILTGNHDVRRVDLLEDTGRSLSPEIDIGQIEGAFVMGLGYFTSEKTIYDPESGRLLTDRTWTYKPPGIKDIPADFRVYFKRNAGNPYGVLQSKATGEPALCLSSVVIHALREAVRSARLDAGYKDDWVHIGINWCKYEYDQSGGAQCACCSSR